DNA sequence from the Fuscovulum ytuae genome:
CGGCCTGCATGGGTTCGAGGACGCCGCCGATGCCGACACCACCCGAGAGGTGGACATTCTTGCCGATCTGGGCGCAGGAGCCGACGGTGGCCCAGGTGTCGACCATGGTGCCTTCATCGACATAGGCACCGAGGTTGACGAAAGAGGGCATCAGCACCACGCCCTTGGCAATATGGGCCGAGCGGCGCACGACGCAGTTGGGGACGGCGCGGAAGCCTGCTGCTTTCCACTGGTCGGGGCCCCAGCCGTGGAATTTGCTGTCGACCTTGTCCCACCAGCCGCCGCCCTGCGGGCCGCCTGCGTGATGTTCCATATCCTTGATGCGGAAGCCCAGAAGGACGGCCTTCTTGGCCCATTGGTTGACGTGCCACTGCCCGTCGGCCTGCCGTTCGGCCACGCGCAGGGTGCCGCTGTCGAGGGCGTTGAGCGTGGCCTCGATGGCATCGCGCGCCT
Encoded proteins:
- the dapD gene encoding 2,3,4,5-tetrahydropyridine-2,6-dicarboxylate N-succinyltransferase; the encoded protein is MTYAALEAAIETAWDARDTITPATKGEARDAIEATLNALDSGTLRVAERQADGQWHVNQWAKKAVLLGFRIKDMEHHAGGPQGGGWWDKVDSKFHGWGPDQWKAAGFRAVPNCVVRRSAHIAKGVVLMPSFVNLGAYVDEGTMVDTWATVGSCAQIGKNVHLSGGVGIGGVLEPMQAGPTIIEDNCFIGARSEVVEGCIVREGSVLGMGVFIGKSTKIVDRETGAVMYGEVPAGSVVVAGSMPSKNGINLYCAVIVKKVDAQTRSKTSINELLRD